The following coding sequences are from one Rhodobiaceae bacterium window:
- the ispG gene encoding 4-hydroxy-3-methylbut-2-en-1-yl diphosphate synthase (flavodoxin): MSIRPWRDIERRKCRQIHVGSVPIGGDAPIAVQSMTNAPTSDAGATIDQIRQLEDAGADIVRVSCPDEPSTAALKEIVRASNVPIVADIHFHYKRALEAAEAGAACLRINPGNIGSAERVREVVQAAKDHGCSIRIGVNAGSLERHLLEKYGEPCPDAMVESALEHVRLLEENDFQEYKISVKASDVFMTVAAYQGLADAVDCPLHLGITEAGGLTSGTVKSAIGMGSLLWAGIGDTIRVSLSADPVEEIKAGFEILKSLNLRHRGVTIISCPSCARQGFNVIETVSILEERLAHISTSMSLSVIGCVVNGPGEASQTDIGFTGGGAGSGMVYLRGLPDHKMANDKMVDHLVELVEEKASEIEAARAAEDAAKEGAPAVLAGD; encoded by the coding sequence ATGAGTATTCGTCCTTGGCGTGATATTGAACGGCGGAAATGCCGTCAGATCCATGTCGGCTCTGTTCCGATCGGTGGGGACGCGCCGATTGCCGTTCAATCGATGACGAATGCACCTACATCTGATGCGGGTGCTACCATTGACCAGATCCGGCAGCTCGAAGACGCAGGCGCTGACATTGTTCGGGTGTCCTGTCCAGATGAGCCGTCCACTGCGGCGCTCAAAGAGATTGTCCGTGCGTCCAATGTGCCGATCGTTGCCGACATCCATTTTCACTACAAACGGGCATTGGAAGCTGCCGAGGCGGGCGCTGCCTGTCTTCGGATCAACCCTGGCAATATCGGCTCGGCAGAACGGGTGCGGGAAGTGGTTCAGGCCGCGAAAGACCATGGTTGTTCCATTCGCATCGGCGTGAATGCAGGTTCCCTTGAGCGCCATCTGCTCGAAAAATATGGCGAACCGTGTCCTGATGCGATGGTTGAAAGTGCGTTGGAACATGTTCGACTGCTCGAAGAAAATGATTTCCAGGAATATAAGATCAGCGTCAAAGCCTCAGACGTCTTTATGACCGTCGCGGCCTATCAAGGATTGGCAGACGCTGTTGATTGTCCGCTCCATCTTGGGATCACCGAAGCTGGTGGGCTGACGAGCGGCACCGTGAAGTCTGCCATCGGCATGGGCTCGCTCTTGTGGGCAGGGATTGGGGATACGATCCGCGTGTCCCTGTCGGCCGACCCTGTCGAAGAAATCAAAGCCGGTTTCGAGATCCTCAAGTCGCTTAATCTGCGGCACCGTGGCGTGACAATCATTTCCTGTCCGTCGTGTGCTCGTCAGGGCTTCAATGTGATTGAGACGGTCTCAATTCTTGAAGAGCGGCTGGCGCATATTTCGACGTCCATGTCGCTGTCGGTTATCGGCTGCGTTGTGAATGGCCCGGGTGAAGCCTCTCAAACAGATATTGGGTTTACGGGCGGCGGCGCTGGATCCGGAATGGTCTATCTGCGTGGGCTTCCCGATCATAAGATGGCCAATGACAAGATGGTCGATCACCTGGTTGAGCTTGTTGAAGAGAAGGCGTCAGAGATTGAGGCCGCGCGGGCAGCAGAAGATGCTGCGAAAGAGGGTGCGCCAGCTGTGCTGGCAGGGGATTAG
- a CDS encoding hypothetical protein (domain of unknown function (DUF4167)) gives MRQGQNQKRSRGRGRKPQNPLSRSMESNGPDVKIRGTASHIFEKYQALARDAQTSGDRIASESYYQYAEHYHRLIVAAQAQQEQTRQENPNRHENQGRDGQGRDSQSRDNQGRGGNDRANGEDGGVEDQAGEEATEKPASDEAVAENDAADGDGEEKPAPRRRAPRRRRAPAKAKSDSNSDGGDDKPASEDVPA, from the coding sequence ATGAGGCAGGGCCAAAACCAGAAGCGCTCTCGAGGGCGCGGACGTAAACCACAAAATCCCCTTAGCCGGAGTATGGAAAGCAACGGCCCGGATGTAAAAATCCGTGGCACGGCGAGCCATATTTTCGAAAAATATCAGGCGCTTGCGCGTGATGCGCAGACATCGGGCGATCGGATTGCGTCGGAAAGCTATTATCAATATGCGGAGCACTATCACCGCTTGATCGTTGCTGCGCAGGCGCAGCAGGAACAGACCCGTCAGGAAAATCCGAATCGCCACGAAAATCAGGGACGTGATGGCCAAGGCCGCGATAGCCAAAGCCGCGATAACCAGGGCCGGGGCGGTAATGACCGGGCAAATGGTGAAGACGGCGGTGTAGAAGATCAAGCTGGCGAAGAAGCAACTGAAAAGCCTGCGTCTGACGAAGCTGTTGCAGAAAACGATGCGGCAGATGGTGACGGGGAAGAAAAGCCCGCACCACGTCGTCGGGCTCCCCGGCGTCGGCGGGCACCGGCTAAAGCCAAGTCAGACTCCAATTCGGATGGGGGCGATGACAAGCCCGCTTCAGAAGACGTGCCTGCTTAA
- the clpB gene encoding chaperone protein ClpB, protein MACRFGTWGKRCVLEMGVQMDLEKYTDRSRGFVQSAQGLALRSGHQRFTPEHLLKVLLDDEEGLAANLIRAAGGRPDAALEAVELELGKMPKVEGGGAGQIYLAPETARVFDQAEQVAKKAGDSYVTAERLLLALAIEQGAASAGILKNAGVTAQALNEAINSVRKGRTADSASAEDAYDALKKYARDLTEDAENGKLDPVIGRDEEIRRSVQVLSRRTKNNPVLIGEPGVGKTAIAEGLALRIVDGDVPESLRDKKLLSLDMGALIAGAKYRGEFEERLKAVLNEVSSSDGGIILFIDEMHTLVGAGKTDGAMDASNLLKPALARGELHCVGATTLDEYRKHVEKDAALARRFQPVMVEEPTVEDTISILRGLKEKYELHHGVRISDAALVSAATLSDRYISDRFLPDKAIDLMDEAGSRLRMQVDSKPEELDELDRRIIQLKIEREALKKETDEASQDRLEKLESDLADLESKSASVTSVWQREKDKLGQAQKVQEELDAARNELVQAQRGGNLERASELSYGVIPELEKKLAESDEPEPGDAMVEETVTAQHVAQVVSRWTGIPVDKMLEGEREKLLQMETELSARVIGQAEAVSAVSRAVRRSRAGLQDPSRPMGSFMFLGPTGVGKTELTKTLADFLFDDDQAICRLDMSEYMEKHSVSRLIGAPPGYVGYEEGGALTEAVRRRPYQVVLFDEIEKAHPDVFNVLLQVLDDGRLTDGQGRTVDFKNTLIIMTSNLGSEFLADQEAGDDTEAVRDQVMDVVRMRFRPEFLNRLDEILLFHRLTREQMDGIVDIQMQRLDALLVDRKIILELDDAARSWLADKGYDPVYGARPLKRVIQRNVQDPLADLLLEGVVKDGETVPVSAGPDGLVINGRVIAAQAAE, encoded by the coding sequence GTGGCCTGCCGGTTTGGCACATGGGGCAAGCGGTGCGTGCTTGAAATGGGGGTCCAGATGGATCTTGAAAAATATACGGATCGAAGCCGCGGCTTCGTTCAGTCAGCGCAGGGGCTGGCATTGCGTTCCGGACATCAGCGGTTCACGCCGGAACATCTCCTTAAAGTTTTGCTTGATGACGAAGAAGGCCTTGCAGCCAATCTTATCCGCGCGGCTGGTGGTCGGCCCGATGCGGCGCTTGAGGCCGTCGAACTTGAGCTTGGCAAAATGCCTAAGGTTGAAGGTGGTGGCGCAGGCCAGATCTATCTCGCACCAGAAACCGCCCGTGTTTTTGATCAGGCTGAGCAGGTCGCGAAAAAGGCCGGCGATTCCTATGTGACCGCTGAGCGCCTTCTGTTGGCGTTGGCTATTGAACAGGGTGCCGCATCTGCTGGCATTCTGAAAAATGCAGGCGTGACAGCGCAGGCTCTTAACGAGGCAATCAATTCGGTGCGTAAGGGACGGACAGCAGACAGTGCATCGGCGGAAGATGCCTATGATGCACTCAAAAAATATGCGCGGGACCTCACGGAAGATGCAGAAAATGGCAAGCTTGATCCGGTGATCGGGCGGGATGAAGAAATCCGCCGCTCGGTACAGGTCTTGTCGCGTCGTACGAAGAACAATCCTGTGCTCATTGGGGAGCCCGGGGTTGGTAAGACGGCGATTGCCGAAGGCTTGGCGCTTCGCATCGTTGATGGGGATGTACCTGAAAGCCTTCGGGACAAAAAACTTCTCTCTCTCGATATGGGCGCACTGATTGCCGGTGCGAAATATCGTGGTGAATTTGAAGAACGGTTGAAAGCTGTTCTGAATGAAGTGAGCTCGTCAGATGGCGGGATCATTCTTTTCATTGATGAGATGCACACGCTTGTTGGCGCGGGTAAGACGGATGGAGCAATGGATGCTTCCAACCTGTTGAAGCCTGCCTTGGCACGGGGCGAGTTGCACTGTGTAGGTGCGACAACGCTTGATGAATATCGCAAACATGTGGAAAAAGACGCGGCTCTTGCACGGCGGTTCCAGCCTGTCATGGTTGAAGAGCCAACGGTGGAAGACACGATCTCCATTCTGCGTGGTTTGAAAGAGAAATATGAGCTCCATCACGGGGTGCGGATCTCTGACGCCGCGCTTGTGTCGGCAGCGACGCTCTCTGATCGCTACATTTCTGACCGGTTCCTGCCAGACAAGGCCATCGACCTGATGGATGAGGCGGGTAGTCGTCTGCGGATGCAGGTGGACAGCAAGCCGGAAGAGCTTGATGAGCTCGACCGGCGGATCATCCAGCTCAAGATCGAGCGAGAAGCACTGAAGAAAGAAACCGATGAGGCAAGCCAAGATCGGCTAGAAAAACTCGAATCAGATCTCGCTGATCTCGAATCCAAATCAGCCTCTGTCACATCTGTCTGGCAGCGGGAGAAAGACAAGCTCGGTCAGGCCCAGAAAGTTCAGGAAGAACTTGATGCGGCCCGCAACGAGCTGGTTCAGGCTCAGCGCGGCGGTAATCTGGAGCGGGCCAGTGAGCTTTCTTATGGTGTGATCCCAGAGCTTGAAAAGAAACTTGCTGAGAGCGATGAGCCGGAGCCCGGCGACGCTATGGTGGAGGAAACCGTCACTGCACAACATGTGGCGCAGGTCGTCTCTCGCTGGACGGGTATTCCGGTCGACAAGATGCTGGAAGGTGAGCGCGAGAAGCTCCTGCAGATGGAAACAGAACTGTCGGCGAGGGTGATCGGACAGGCAGAAGCTGTGAGCGCTGTGTCGCGGGCCGTTCGCCGGTCACGGGCAGGGCTGCAAGATCCCTCACGGCCCATGGGCTCTTTCATGTTCCTCGGGCCTACGGGTGTCGGGAAGACGGAGCTTACAAAGACGCTTGCCGATTTCCTCTTTGATGATGATCAGGCGATCTGCCGTCTCGACATGTCGGAATATATGGAGAAGCATTCTGTTTCCCGGCTCATTGGGGCGCCTCCCGGCTATGTTGGCTATGAGGAAGGTGGGGCCCTCACCGAAGCGGTGCGGCGTCGGCCTTATCAGGTGGTGCTCTTTGATGAGATCGAGAAAGCCCATCCGGATGTCTTCAACGTGCTGTTGCAGGTGCTCGATGATGGCCGTCTGACTGACGGGCAGGGCCGTACGGTTGATTTCAAGAACACGCTCATCATCATGACGTCCAATCTCGGGTCTGAATTCCTGGCTGATCAGGAAGCGGGCGATGACACGGAAGCTGTCCGTGACCAAGTGATGGATGTGGTGCGGATGCGATTCCGGCCTGAGTTCCTGAACCGGCTGGACGAAATCCTGCTCTTCCATCGTCTCACACGGGAACAGATGGACGGCATTGTCGATATTCAGATGCAGCGTCTTGATGCATTGCTCGTTGACCGGAAGATTATTCTGGAACTGGACGACGCAGCGCGGAGCTGGCTTGCGGATAAAGGCTATGACCCGGTCTATGGGGCGCGGCCTTTGAAGCGGGTCATTCAGCGGAACGTGCAGGACCCATTGGCGGACCTTCTGCTGGAAGGTGTGGTCAAGGATGGCGAGACGGTGCCTGTTTCTGCGGGACCGGATGGTCTGGTGATCAATGGTCGCGTGATTGCCGCGCAAGCTGCGGAGTGA
- a CDS encoding helix-turn-helix domain protein — MSSEIEKTNVTKFSAAAEGGEEGRRIHLRDITADTPLDGEEAGTVLRKARLKTGEDLKSVSDKLRIRRPYLEALEEGRHDDLPGRAYAIGFVRTYAVYLGLEPAELVTLYKSETESETGETNLGQHAYQEVRQDARLPRGSLFILAILLGAGVYGAWLLSVSADRMVTDRVPPVPERLGLASTTIAQPPAAEADVARAEPVTSLAGDSASAAGSTRDVPTIRQPIGEAPLVEPAAVAPIAEETPAAAGETPSNEIEVAALTPTTPPAAQAGEEPSVVIADDLALAVGGARVYGLENEGARVTVRALKQAWLRIEAGDGSVLLNQTLTEGEMYRAPVNAGAILVARDAGAFEVFVDGALLGAAGPSGLVLTGKSLNPDDLLRR; from the coding sequence ATGAGTTCGGAAATTGAAAAGACGAATGTGACGAAGTTTTCCGCCGCCGCTGAAGGTGGCGAGGAAGGTCGACGTATTCACCTGCGTGATATCACAGCCGACACGCCACTCGATGGTGAAGAGGCCGGGACTGTGCTGCGGAAAGCGCGGCTAAAGACAGGCGAAGACCTCAAATCGGTTTCTGACAAGCTCCGTATTCGCCGTCCATATCTGGAAGCTCTCGAAGAGGGCCGCCACGATGATCTGCCAGGTCGCGCCTATGCGATCGGTTTTGTGCGCACCTATGCGGTCTACCTTGGGCTGGAACCGGCTGAGCTGGTTACTCTCTACAAATCTGAGACAGAGTCTGAGACTGGGGAAACGAACCTTGGTCAACATGCCTATCAGGAGGTTCGCCAGGACGCGCGGCTTCCTCGAGGCTCTCTATTCATTCTGGCAATTCTTCTCGGTGCAGGTGTTTATGGTGCCTGGCTGTTGTCTGTATCTGCGGACCGGATGGTGACTGACCGGGTTCCGCCCGTGCCAGAGCGTCTGGGTCTTGCTTCAACCACAATTGCTCAGCCGCCAGCGGCTGAAGCGGATGTCGCGCGCGCAGAACCTGTCACCAGCCTTGCAGGCGACAGCGCCTCTGCAGCTGGCAGCACCCGTGATGTGCCAACAATCAGACAGCCGATTGGCGAAGCTCCTCTTGTTGAGCCTGCTGCGGTGGCGCCGATTGCTGAGGAAACTCCGGCCGCTGCAGGTGAAACGCCTTCGAACGAGATCGAAGTGGCGGCATTGACGCCAACCACACCACCAGCAGCGCAGGCTGGTGAAGAGCCTTCGGTCGTGATTGCTGATGACCTGGCGCTTGCTGTCGGCGGGGCCCGGGTTTATGGCCTTGAGAATGAAGGTGCGCGGGTGACGGTTCGCGCTTTGAAACAGGCTTGGCTTCGCATTGAAGCCGGTGATGGTTCCGTACTCCTTAATCAGACATTGACTGAGGGCGAAATGTACCGGGCGCCGGTAAATGCTGGAGCAATTCTGGTAGCGCGGGATGCTGGCGCTTTTGAGGTTTTTGTTGATGGTGCACTTTTGGGTGCTGCTGGCCCGTCAGGTCTGGTGTTGACCGGAAAGTCGCTCAATCCAGACGATTTGCTTCGTCGCTGA
- the merR1 gene encoding mercuric resistance operon regulatory protein gives MADLTIGAVAKETGLNTSSIRYYESIGLLPPPPRRSGQRQYDPSVIDRLRIIEAAKALDFTLDEMKLFFEGVSETSPPNQVWRAFADTKLEAIEKQIAHAQSLQRILKMGLTCKCLKLSDCMPVGAKRPWDPDCDAG, from the coding sequence ATGGCTGATCTGACAATCGGAGCGGTCGCGAAAGAGACGGGGCTCAACACCTCCTCCATTCGCTACTACGAATCCATTGGTCTGTTGCCGCCGCCGCCGCGCAGGAGTGGACAGCGGCAATATGATCCAAGTGTGATCGACCGGCTGCGCATCATTGAAGCCGCCAAAGCCCTCGATTTTACGTTGGATGAGATGAAGCTCTTCTTTGAAGGTGTCTCCGAGACAAGCCCGCCAAACCAAGTCTGGCGAGCCTTTGCAGACACAAAGCTTGAGGCCATCGAAAAACAGATCGCCCACGCGCAGTCTCTTCAGCGCATTTTGAAAATGGGGCTAACCTGCAAATGTTTAAAGCTCAGCGACTGCATGCCGGTTGGTGCAAAGCGCCCCTGGGATCCTGACTGCGACGCTGGCTGA
- the prfA gene encoding peptide chain release factor 1, with amino-acid sequence MIPHEKLAKVLERFDAVQAEMNADVSPDRFVALSKEFAELQPVAEAARGLDEARRAEVDAKEMLADPEMAEMAREELDALSETLPKLEQEMQILLLPKDAADELNVILEVRAGTGGDEAALFAGNLYRMYERYAQLQGWKVEPVSISAGDVGGFKEITASISGKGVFAKLKFESGVHRVQRVPTTESGGRIHTSAATVAVLPEPEEVDIEIEDKDIRIDVFRASGAGGQHVNTTDSAVRITHLPTGLVVQQQDEKSQHKNKAKALKILRARLYDAERERAAKERADDRKGQVGSGDRSERIRTYNFPQGRVTDHRINLTLHKLDKIIEGDGVAELIDALIAEDQAARLAALGEESDA; translated from the coding sequence ATGATTCCCCACGAAAAACTCGCAAAAGTCCTCGAACGATTTGACGCTGTTCAGGCAGAGATGAATGCAGACGTCTCGCCAGACCGTTTCGTTGCGCTCTCGAAAGAGTTTGCGGAATTGCAACCTGTTGCCGAAGCAGCGCGTGGTCTTGACGAAGCGCGTCGGGCTGAGGTGGATGCAAAAGAGATGCTTGCCGATCCAGAAATGGCAGAGATGGCGCGGGAGGAGCTGGACGCTCTTTCGGAAACGTTGCCTAAGCTTGAACAGGAAATGCAAATCCTGTTGCTCCCCAAAGATGCCGCAGACGAACTCAATGTCATTCTTGAAGTACGTGCGGGCACTGGTGGCGATGAAGCTGCGCTGTTTGCGGGAAATCTCTACCGTATGTATGAGCGCTATGCGCAATTGCAGGGCTGGAAAGTGGAGCCCGTCTCTATTTCTGCCGGGGATGTTGGGGGCTTTAAGGAGATCACGGCGTCTATCAGCGGCAAGGGTGTGTTTGCGAAGCTCAAGTTTGAATCCGGTGTCCATCGGGTACAGCGGGTGCCGACAACAGAGTCGGGCGGACGTATCCACACTTCAGCAGCGACAGTGGCTGTGCTTCCTGAGCCTGAAGAAGTTGATATTGAGATCGAAGACAAAGACATTCGCATTGATGTCTTCCGTGCAAGTGGCGCCGGTGGTCAGCACGTGAATACGACGGACAGTGCGGTGCGGATTACGCACCTTCCCACAGGTCTTGTGGTGCAGCAGCAGGATGAGAAGTCGCAGCACAAAAACAAAGCGAAAGCGTTGAAGATTTTGCGGGCTCGCCTTTATGATGCGGAACGGGAGAGGGCAGCGAAAGAACGTGCCGATGACCGGAAAGGTCAAGTGGGCTCCGGTGATCGCTCTGAGCGCATTCGGACCTACAATTTCCCGCAAGGTCGGGTGACGGACCATCGGATTAATCTGACATTGCACAAGCTTGATAAAATCATCGAAGGCGATGGCGTTGCTGAGCTGATTGATGCGCTAATCGCAGAAGACCAGGCCGCGCGCCTTGCCGCGCTTGGAGAAGAGAGCGACGCGTGA
- the prmC gene encoding release factor glutamine methyltransferase yields MSASAPSDGKTRGAVYRDLLEQFRSAAIPSAELDARLLMSAAAQVGDVALIADPDQQVEAQHLDVLRSYVSRRLSGEPVSRILGHREFWGLSFSLNRATLDPRPDSETLVEAVLAHVADRDASLQILDLGTGTGCLLLALLSEFPNARGRGIDCSSDAVEAAVGNALLLGLADRATFSVGNWGDGLDGPFDLLVSNPPYIPSADIAGLSKEVRLHDPMAALDGGDDGLTAYRDIARETQRLLGSDGVAFWELGIGQSEDVSSIASDAGLEVCGLHADLGGVARILEVKRRI; encoded by the coding sequence GTGAGCGCTTCGGCCCCTTCCGACGGTAAGACGCGGGGTGCGGTCTATCGTGATCTCCTTGAGCAGTTTCGGTCCGCGGCGATTCCGTCTGCCGAACTCGACGCGCGACTGCTCATGTCCGCGGCGGCGCAGGTAGGTGACGTCGCGCTGATTGCTGATCCGGACCAACAGGTCGAGGCTCAACATCTTGATGTGCTGCGGAGCTATGTAAGTCGCCGTCTGTCAGGCGAACCAGTTTCCCGCATTCTGGGTCACCGTGAGTTTTGGGGTCTTTCCTTTTCGCTCAACCGCGCGACGCTCGACCCGCGTCCAGACAGCGAGACGTTGGTGGAAGCGGTGCTTGCTCATGTGGCAGACCGAGACGCTTCCCTCCAGATTCTTGATTTGGGAACAGGGACCGGATGCTTGTTATTGGCCTTGCTCTCTGAATTCCCAAATGCGCGCGGGCGCGGCATTGATTGCTCGTCGGATGCGGTCGAGGCAGCGGTGGGTAATGCGTTGCTGCTTGGTCTGGCGGACCGAGCGACGTTCAGTGTCGGCAATTGGGGTGATGGGCTTGATGGACCCTTTGATTTGCTTGTTTCAAACCCGCCCTACATCCCATCTGCAGATATAGCTGGCTTGTCGAAAGAAGTCCGTTTGCATGATCCCATGGCGGCGCTCGATGGCGGCGATGATGGCCTGACCGCGTACCGCGACATTGCTCGGGAAACACAGCGCCTTTTGGGGTCTGATGGGGTGGCGTTTTGGGAGCTCGGTATTGGGCAGTCGGAGGATGTATCGAGCATTGCATCAGACGCCGGCCTTGAGGTTTGCGGGCTTCATGCAGACCTTGGCGGTGTTGCCAGGATTCTTGAGGTAAAACGCCGAATCTGA
- the dehH1 gene encoding haloacetate dehalogenase H-1, whose amino-acid sequence MNKLLLGLGVLIAVCAGVFVYLDRTSNGIVGFYAWKLMPGNLQTEARADINGISVYYETYGDGAPVLVLHGGSAFIETMHNQITALADDHFVVAPDSRAHGRTSDAEGVPLSYGQMADDMIALMDHLGLEKADIVGWSDGGNIGIDMAIRYPTRVGKLVTYGSNFHTNGLVPDEEGEGINSSPDDPSWDVVRSFYQSVASNPDHWPVFHRKLMTMWDSQPTFTTGDLGAISSPTLVMAGEFDSIKETHTREMAASIPNGTLEIVEGEDHFAPLMAPEKVTPRIVEFLK is encoded by the coding sequence ATGAATAAGCTTTTGTTGGGTTTGGGTGTTCTGATAGCGGTCTGTGCGGGGGTGTTTGTTTATCTGGATCGCACGAGCAATGGCATTGTCGGCTTCTATGCTTGGAAGTTGATGCCAGGCAATCTGCAGACAGAGGCTCGCGCTGACATCAATGGTATCTCGGTCTACTACGAGACCTATGGTGATGGCGCCCCTGTCCTCGTGCTGCATGGCGGTAGTGCCTTTATTGAGACCATGCACAATCAGATCACCGCATTGGCGGATGATCATTTTGTTGTCGCGCCGGACAGCCGGGCTCACGGGCGGACGAGCGATGCTGAGGGTGTGCCGCTTTCCTACGGGCAAATGGCCGATGACATGATCGCGCTCATGGATCATCTGGGCCTTGAGAAAGCCGACATTGTCGGGTGGAGCGATGGCGGGAACATCGGGATTGATATGGCGATCCGCTATCCCACTCGCGTTGGCAAGCTCGTGACCTATGGGTCAAACTTCCACACGAATGGCCTCGTGCCAGATGAAGAGGGTGAGGGAATCAATTCATCACCCGATGATCCCAGTTGGGACGTTGTGCGGTCTTTCTACCAATCAGTCGCCTCGAACCCAGACCACTGGCCGGTGTTTCATCGCAAGCTCATGACCATGTGGGATAGCCAACCGACTTTCACCACAGGTGATTTGGGCGCGATCTCAAGCCCTACGCTCGTGATGGCGGGGGAGTTTGATTCCATTAAGGAGACGCATACGAGGGAGATGGCGGCGTCTATTCCAAATGGGACCCTTGAGATTGTTGAAGGCGAGGATCATTTCGCGCCCTTAATGGCGCCGGAAAAGGTGACGCCGCGCATTGTTGAGTTTCTGAAGTAG